From the Acetobacter aceti genome, one window contains:
- a CDS encoding alpha/beta hydrolase, whose amino-acid sequence MLKIEMLKKRLSVRSSAGYSVRDRPDLTSRLLLRGLDAASQKRRKHRQTLKASQAAPVIPHTVSAASLAYIRRLTNRPSFPMRLSALPLKRVIDLRVPGAAELRPARFYLPYGKVRGVVLFLHGGGFVHCGLNSHHGICCRLARASGAAVLSFDYSLAPERKFPAAVEDVWAAFNWLAAEAWRWGGSVAVAGDSAGGTLAAVLCQKVRQVHRNGANPSLPAPVMQALYYPATLGREETPSREKFAQGYFLTKAMMEWYGSQYAASEDDLLNPDFAPALQKDLSGLPPAWIVTAECDPLRDEGALYARRLTQAGNMVSYTCARGALHGFLLFYPMMRKARRVLRQSGHALRTAFRA is encoded by the coding sequence ATGCTGAAGATTGAAATGCTCAAGAAACGTCTTTCTGTCAGAAGTTCTGCCGGTTATTCCGTCAGGGACAGACCGGACCTGACATCACGTCTTCTGCTGCGGGGACTTGATGCCGCCAGTCAGAAACGTCGCAAACACCGGCAGACTCTCAAGGCTTCGCAGGCAGCCCCGGTCATTCCTCATACGGTATCAGCTGCGTCGCTTGCCTATATAAGGCGTCTCACAAATCGCCCGTCATTTCCCATGCGTCTGTCCGCGCTTCCCTTGAAACGGGTCATTGATCTGCGTGTGCCGGGCGCTGCGGAACTGAGACCGGCGCGATTCTATCTTCCTTACGGAAAGGTAAGGGGCGTTGTTCTGTTCCTCCATGGTGGCGGCTTTGTGCATTGCGGGCTCAACTCCCATCACGGGATCTGTTGCCGTCTGGCGCGTGCGTCCGGCGCTGCTGTTCTGTCTTTCGATTACAGTCTTGCGCCCGAGCGTAAATTTCCAGCGGCGGTCGAAGATGTTTGGGCAGCTTTCAACTGGCTGGCGGCGGAAGCCTGGCGATGGGGTGGTTCGGTTGCAGTCGCGGGAGATAGTGCGGGCGGAACATTGGCGGCCGTTCTGTGCCAGAAAGTAAGACAGGTCCATCGGAATGGCGCAAACCCGTCACTTCCGGCTCCCGTCATGCAGGCGCTCTATTATCCGGCCACGCTTGGACGCGAGGAAACGCCGTCTCGTGAGAAATTCGCTCAGGGCTATTTCCTCACGAAAGCCATGATGGAATGGTACGGGAGTCAGTATGCCGCGTCGGAGGATGATCTGCTCAATCCTGACTTTGCTCCGGCATTACAGAAAGACCTGTCCGGGCTACCTCCCGCATGGATCGTGACAGCAGAGTGTGATCCGCTCAGGGATGAGGGGGCGCTTTATGCCCGGCGCCTCACGCAGGCGGGGAATATGGTCAGCTATACCTGCGCGCGCGGCGCGCTGCATGGTTTCCTGCTGTTTTATCCCATGATGAGAAAGGCGCGTCGTGTTCTGCGCCAGAGCGGACATGCGTTGCGGACGGCGTTCAGGGCATAG
- a CDS encoding LLM class flavin-dependent oxidoreductase → MSVEFIGYVSAQEQTEVVGPNGPVVDPEYIASSALIQERGGFDRALIAFHSTSPDSLLVAQHAASATERLGLLIAHRPGFAAPTLAARQFATLDQLTGGRIAMHVITGGNDRELQADGDHLTKAERYSRAAEYIRIVRQEWQESAPFDHHGEYYQVRGAHSDVRPVRTAGIPIYFGGASEEAIAVTGKYADGYALWGEPLKEAGELVGRVKDAAARHGRQIRFSVSFRPIIEKTEELAWERAASIQALLEKRQEEEKGPTGIGLDRAGRKPTSENLPTNEGSRRLQKIAARSNRHDERLWTGVAQATGGRWNSTSLVGTADQVAESLLRYYRIGIETFLIRGFDPLSDALTYGSELIPRVRALVEREERCGR, encoded by the coding sequence ATGTCTGTCGAATTTATTGGTTATGTCAGCGCTCAGGAGCAGACGGAGGTCGTTGGTCCAAATGGGCCTGTTGTAGATCCCGAGTATATTGCCAGCAGCGCCCTTATACAGGAACGGGGTGGTTTTGATCGTGCCCTGATCGCGTTCCATTCGACCTCTCCCGACAGTCTGCTGGTCGCACAGCATGCGGCATCGGCAACGGAACGTCTGGGATTGCTGATAGCCCATCGTCCCGGTTTCGCGGCGCCTACTCTTGCCGCCCGTCAGTTTGCAACGCTGGACCAATTGACCGGCGGGCGTATCGCCATGCACGTCATTACGGGTGGAAATGACAGGGAATTGCAGGCGGACGGCGATCATCTGACGAAAGCGGAGCGATACAGTCGCGCTGCTGAATATATCCGGATCGTTCGTCAGGAATGGCAGGAGAGCGCACCTTTTGACCATCATGGCGAGTATTATCAGGTCAGAGGCGCGCATTCGGATGTAAGGCCGGTCAGAACTGCCGGCATCCCGATCTATTTTGGTGGGGCATCTGAAGAAGCCATTGCTGTCACGGGCAAATATGCTGACGGCTATGCCTTGTGGGGTGAACCTCTCAAGGAGGCAGGTGAACTGGTCGGGCGGGTAAAGGATGCGGCTGCCCGACATGGCAGGCAGATCAGGTTTTCCGTTTCTTTCCGTCCAATCATAGAAAAAACGGAAGAACTGGCGTGGGAGCGGGCTGCGTCCATTCAGGCGCTTCTTGAAAAGCGGCAGGAAGAAGAGAAAGGACCGACAGGGATCGGTCTTGACCGTGCAGGTCGGAAGCCTACGTCTGAAAATCTGCCGACGAATGAAGGATCAAGACGTCTTCAGAAAATTGCAGCCAGAAGCAACCGCCATGATGAACGGCTATGGACGGGTGTCGCTCAGGCGACTGGTGGTCGGTGGAACTCCACATCGCTGGTAGGGACTGCGGATCAGGTCGCGGAAAGCCTGCTCCGTTATTACAGGATCGGCATCGAGACTTTTCTGATCCGTGGCTTTGATCCGCTTTCAGACGCCCTGACCTATGGCAGCGAGCTTATTCCCCGCGTAAGGGCGCTCGTTGAGCGTGAAGAACGATGTGGCAGATAA